GTACCACTACCAAGCAAACCATCGATAGAAGAAGTTGACGAATGGAGAGCGATCGCTCTTGCTTCTAAGATGTCGTTTACATTTAATGATGAGGGGTTGATTGATTGAACTATTTATGGTTGCTTACTTTTGGCTTTGCTTTTACTGCGATGTTTCGATTGATTCAAAATATTGAATCTCGACTAAAAGAACTAAATGAGTGCGATATATGCTTTTCCTATATAGAGCTAGGTGACGGCGTTTATAGGATATCTCCCCGCCCTCGCAATTATGAATTACTGCGAGAATTATCGAATGTGATTTGGATTGAGGTTAAGGGAGATGATTTGTTGATTAAGGCAGAAAGACTAACTACGGTAGAAGATATTGTTTATACGCTAAATAGCTTTTGACAGCGCGATCGCCTGTGCTAGATTAACCAATATTCCTTTTTTGCAAGCCGCGTTTGACGCGGTTTTTGTATATGTTGGTTTCTTCTCCCTACCTCCCCACCACGGCGAAAAGCGATCGCCTCGCCCTCAACACCCAAATCAAGTTTGATACCAACTACTACGCTCCATTGGTAGTTGTAGATTTTGGTGGAGGTGAAGCCTACACGGCGACGAATACAGGAGATGTAAGTCTCCCTGATAACTGGGAATCAGTAATGGCAGTAGAAATTAACGGACAAACCCTCACACCCGCCGTAGATCCCGAAAATCCACAGACGAACGAGTTCCTGTATAACCCCTACACCAAAACAGTACAAGTTTCTCAGTCTGGCGGTAGCATCAAAGTACTAGGCGGTAGAGAGCAACTCAAATTTGCCCCGCCGCTACTACTACCCCCACACCCGGACTTATTCACAAAACTACCACTAACAGGTGCGATCGCTCTCAATGAATCCTTTGAGCAGCACCCCACCGCCCAGTTTGAATTTGAAGTGACTGGTGTAAGCAAATCAACTCTACAAAATATCTTTAAGCCAGGAACAGAGATTGATTTATATGGCATCCCACTACGAATCAACAGCCTTAACCTAACTGAATTGCCCCGTGCTATTTACCCAGATTCTAGAATCAAGGTGTCAGCATCGCTTGGTGGTCGCTGGGAGAACTACCTTGATACTCTATGCTTTCTTCGCAGTGATGGAAAAAATAACGCACCCTCGGATACACCCTTTCAAGACCCGGAGTGCGTTTCTACCAACACTGTAAACGTTGACCCCAATAGTAACACTACGATCGCTCTGTTACTAGCCAAACTCGGCATTAACTATATCGGCCCCAACTTAGCACCAGTCCCCATTCCCGACGACACACCAAGAGATGCGGTTGTTAGCCCAATACAGCTACTAAGCGATCGCCTCCGCTTGGCTAATTCCTTTGTTCGTTATTCCAATGCCCAGGGTATTCAAGTAGTCCCAGTTAATTCAACTAGGGTATGGACTTATCAAGAAAGCGATATTTTGGGGGAAGTCGAGACGAGTTACGAGGCGATCGCTAAAACTAGTAAGTCTCGGTTAACAAGCATTGCTGATTACAATCCCAGTGTAGATTTGGTGAACTTCCCCTCTACTATTACTGCTGCACCTGTGCCGACATTGAGGGGGGAGGGAGCGACGGCGCTTGGTTTTGAATACCCAAACATCGAAATCACGGGCGACTTCACCGAAACCACCACCAAAGAACAAGAACGCACCCAGGGGCAAACCCCAAGGTATGTACGGAAGGAAATCAAGCGCAACACCAGGGCAGAAGGGGATGTGACAGCGAATATTCCCTTGGAAGGTGTAAGCGAAATCAAAACCATGTCCCTGTGCTTTGATATTGGAGGACAAACCAAATCTCGCAGTTATGTAACCGAGGAAAACGGAACCAAGGTACAAGTAGTTGATGAAACTTGGGGATTTGCCTACACCGCAGCATCGATCTACAACGGCGCTACAGGTAATTTATCCGGCGACCCTAATACAATCTGGCGGTGCATTCGGCGCACCACGACTGATTACTACTACGATTACAATACAGGCTACTTACTCTATGTAATTACAAGCGGGTACAACACAGTTCGCTACAAGGAGGAAAACCCGCAAGCACCGGAAACATTGGAACTAACCCCAAGTGACGATGAATACAGTTTATACAGCTTCTTCCGCGTCCCCGTCACCGGGCGCACCAGTTACTCTTTGAAATTATTCCCTGAATACGTGGCGAGTGAAGGGTTATTTGAATTAGTCAAAACCTGTAACCGTGACGGCACAAGTTCACTCACTCCATTAATTAATCCAGATTATGCGCCTCCTTATTATGTGGAGTGGGAGCGCACAGAGATGACCGCTTTTGCTTCTCGCAAGAACATTGATGACGGTCAACCTGACTTTATTGTCGGGGAGGAGTCGCGGTTCCAAATGTATCGACAAATCATTCCCGCCGAATACAAGGAGAAAACCGTAGGTTTCGAGAACGGCTACCCAATTATTGAGCGAGGCGATCTGATTACAGATCAAAAAATCTTGGCTCACAATATTGAATTTAAAGCCCAAGGACAAGCGATCGCCCAAGCCGTCGAACGCGTGTGGACTGAAGAAAGTATGGGCGAATTAACTTTAGCTACAAGACGCAATCCCTTGTACACCCGACAAGAACCAGCACAAGATACCAAGCGAACTGATATTAATGATCAGCAGCAGTACAGATATTTGGTACAAAGCGCAGGGTACGCAGTAAGCGATCCTGTTGGTGGATCTGAATCGGTTCCACTGGCTAAAACTTGGAACGAGGCATTGGTTTATTTGCAGTGTAAATTGGCTATTGAGAATTGGCGTAATGGATTTACAGAATCGCTGCAAATACCAGGAAACTTGCAGATACGTAGCGGCGATCGCTTCAATTATTGGTGTAATGGTGAGTATCGCCAAAGAGTAGTATTAAGTGTGCAGACTCAATTAAATATTCTGGGTGTGGTGGATGGGGTGCCGCGCATCACCTACGCCACATCCCTATCTCTTGGCCCGTGGGTCAACCCAACAGTCGCCTATAGTAAAATACCTCTACCCAAGGAACCGAAAGCACCGACAGTTAATATTACTGTGACAAATGTTGTTTCTCAGACGCTTGGTTCTGTTCTTGATTGGGCGACAATTAGAAGTAGAAGGAATTTTTAGGGGCGAAATAAGAATTTTTATGTTTGAACCTTTAGTGGACGAGCTTTGTTTCTTGCTAAAACGTTTATTAGAGTTATTAACTCTGATAGACAAGTTAAATCATCTTGCACTTAGGCTTCTAATTGGTAAATACGCCAGACAAGAATTATCTATAGTGTTAGCCGAGCTTGAATTAGTTGGCTTTATAATGCTTTGTGTTTGGTATCTATGGAAAATCACTCACTAGGCAATTAAGAGGCAAAATATAAGTTATGGCTCAATTGTTTTACAGCACAGATTTAAAATATTTTATTGCTTTTGTGAATGGCGAAGTGGTGGACATAGGATTTAATTATCATGTCCTGGCTCATAAAATGGGAATAAGAACTCGCCCCAAAGGTTTCAAAAATGAGTAATGGAACAAAATACAAATTTTGTAACTTAGGGGCGATCGCTATGACCACTACTGATTACGACCGCAGTAATCCGATTCAGATGCGTGTATCTGACTTTATTAGGAAGTTATCTTCTGTTGTAGACGCGATGTGTGCTTCATACTTAGACGAAGTTGGTGAGCCGGGATTTATATTAAAAGATTCCAGTGAAGATCGCTTGCTAACTATATACAGAATTATCCCGCCATCCAGTGTTAATGATTGCGACTTCACAAACAATGATTCGCTTGTTGACGCAAAGCTTTTAAAGGACAAATGTGAGCAATGGCGATCGCTCGTAGATATCCCCGCATCTCAAGCTGAAATAGTGGTAGGAATAAGCAAGTTTTGGATTCAAAAACGTAGTGATATTTAAGGCGATCGCACCGCCAATTTCAAGGGATAATGTCTATGGAATTAGAACAAGAAGACTGCGGGGTTTTATTAGCAATAAAACAGCCATGCCCAGACAAGGATCTAATATTTAAATTGCTTTTCGATAGCGAAATAGTTGCTTCTGTGGCACTTGCTCAACTTACAGGTTTTAGCCCTATACCTTGCTACGAGTTTCGCTGGTATTACGATCATGAATTACCTGTTCCTGTTGGTACGCCGCAACATAGGGCATTGTTGAAAAATTTTGGGTGTATGTGGCGCTGGGAGAAAATAGAGGATGCAGAAGACGGTGAGCCTTGGCACAAAGGAAGATAGTTTTAAGGAGAGCGATCGCTTATGAAAAGACTCATTATTGAACGACATTGGCAGATCAAAATATTTGTCGCACTGCTTTGGTTTTTGGTATTTTTGTTTCAGTCTTAGGAGCGATCGCACCATGATTCACCCCGATCAACTAACCGAACCCCAAGTAAGAGAAATCCTCAATGATTTTGTGACAATATTGGCATTTTATGAGGGGGTTTCTCTCAAAGAAGAACATGAAATGTCAGCAGATGATCCTAAGATGGTTAGGTGGCGTGAAACAGCAGAATCTTTGTGGAATGCAGTTAAGGATGCGATCGCATGAATACTGGAGAAAAATTAGAACTATCAGAAAATGAAAGTGAATTCCAGAAGAAAGTTTTAGAATTTTTGGTCAATGGCTATGAGCAATTTGCTAACAAACGCCTATATCCAGACTGTGTATTTACTGCAAGTAAAATAATAGAAATCAATGGAGTAAAAGCCTACTATCTTCATATTGAAGCCCACCCACCAAAATATAGGTTTCACGATTACACATTTCGGGCGATCGCTCAATTCAGAAGATCGATAGAAGGGGGTGAAACATTTAATGTTCAGCTTCTTGATGTTGTTGATTATCTGCAAGTAGAAAAATTCTTCACACAAATTTGGATGTTAATGGGATGTGGTGTTTATCATGATGGTTGAACCGAGGAGCGATCGCCATGAGTGACAAAAGTATGGGCGATCGCCTCGCTAGATCCAAAGGAGAACGCGTTATGAAAATCCACACTGCCGGAGATGCTTTTTTAGCCTCATTAGGTGCTTGTGTTTTAAGCGTATTCGTAGTAATTAGGCTATTACTTGTTTGTGTTGCTATTTGGAATTTCTTTCATCTTGAAATAGTTAACGCTTGCGCTTTTTTGGGTATCTCTGAGTTTCTTGGTTGGTTGGTTAATGGAATTGTTGAGAATATACGAGAAGGCGATCGCTTATGAGTGGGAAGATGAATTTTGTATACGCAAGAAAATTGAAAGATAGCGCAACCCCTCGTAATTGGACAAAACAATAATGTACACAACAGCAAAAGCAGCCGAACCCTGGCTTAAGTTATTCCCAAAAATCAAAAAATCTGGTACTAATCTAGAAATTAGTTTGCGTGGGGTGACTTACGCGATCGCGCCTGACAAGCGATCGGCTCAAGTACAAAATACAAGTATTAAACAGTATCGATAATGTCGGGATTACGCTGTCTCACACCAAAAGAAAAACTGGTTTGTAAATTGCTTGTAGAGGGTTTATCATACAAAGAGATCGCTCTTCGTGCAGAGATGGGACTAAGGACTGTAAATTCTCACACTTGCAATATTTACAGCAAACTTGGGATCAATAGAAAGTCAGGAGAGTTGTTAAAATTGCTGCGAAGTGATATTGATGCGCCCGCAACAAATTTGTGTCAAAGCAAAGAACAACGCCTTAAGGTGTACCAGTTAAAGAAAGAAGGCTTTTCGGTGCAAGAAATTGCTGTCAAGCTGAGAATTACTCCAAGAAAAGTGTATAGCTATTCCTGTTCAATAAAGTGGCTCATTAAAACACGGAATGGTGGAGAATCAAATGCGATCAATTCTAAATAGCGACCAAAAACTTTTGATTCAGTGGCGATCGCTCCTCCATCACAATGTCCCTAGATTTGTTAAACACATTAAAGATCGTGGCGGTGTTAGCAATGAAGAATGGGAGTGGCTACACTTCCATGAACCCCAGCCAGATGACCACAAAAAATGGAAACAATGGCACAAAGACGACGCTAATTACCCACAAGGAGTGCTTGCAAGAGCTGATGAATACTTGCTGTTTCCTAAGAATAGGCAGGTTTTCGAGCAGGGGTTATTTGTATTAGTCAGAGCATTGGCGATCATGGCTTTTGTTCCTGGCGGAGTGAGGATGGTGGGGCTGCATTTTTGCTCTGAAATCGATAATTTTGTAGTGGATGAAGATGCGGGCGAAACCTGATTGCACTGGACAGAAATTTGGATATTTGACGGTAATTGGCAAAGCAGGTAGAAACTCAAAAAATATTCAACTATGGAAGTTGCAGTGTAATTGCGGGAAAATTATTGAAAAGCCTCGCATTAATTTTGATAATAATAAAGGACATCCCCCGTCATGTGGATGCCAGAAACGCTTAAGAGTGATAGAACGCAATCAAAAAAGAGCAAAACCTGATTGCACAGGGATGAGATTTGGCAGGATTGTAGTACTGGGCAAGGGTGGCACGCGCCCTGATTCATACGGATCTTATATTCAGTTTTGGAGACTACAATGCGATTGCGGCAATATAATCGAAAGAACTAGAGAAAGCTTTGATCGCAAAGGACAGGTTTCCTGTGGTTGTGCCAGAAAGCTGGGCTTAATAGACAATAAGCGCCGCC
The sequence above is drawn from the Aulosira sp. FACHB-615 genome and encodes:
- a CDS encoding LuxR C-terminal-related transcriptional regulator encodes the protein MSGLRCLTPKEKLVCKLLVEGLSYKEIALRAEMGLRTVNSHTCNIYSKLGINRKSGELLKLLRSDIDAPATNLCQSKEQRLKVYQLKKEGFSVQEIAVKLRITPRKVYSYSCSIKWLIKTRNGGESNAINSK